In Eucalyptus grandis isolate ANBG69807.140 chromosome 4, ASM1654582v1, whole genome shotgun sequence, the following proteins share a genomic window:
- the LOC104442103 gene encoding U-box domain-containing protein 33 produces MEVGDGRPPARVVNDRVYVAVGRDVQESRSTLSWAMNNFDGHFRIIHVHQPQQLNPSPRPFYGGGSRNSQELARQEMQRILDEYIHMCSQARVPALKRHVEMQDIGKGIVELIEQHAITKLVMGAAADRRYFEGMAQLTSAKAKFVNQHAHPSCHIWFVCNGHVIYSREGDLSTFDMDITSSVLPGRSVVESGLQNTRSPSLDSVHSRSNSSEVEDDLALVQYERGEGSNHVTESNSVQGYRQNRSYTGMEGSYSEDLYEQLDQAMKEVARAKQEALEELIRRQKAEKTANEATRKLKALENVYNEELRLRKDLEELLAREKEASEVLKKCHEELQMLNEELLANQTSEPSSAHGQEFISEFSFSDVHEATESFNQALVIDKGAYGTTYKGLLHHMQVAIKMLLASNYHHEIQVATKLRHPNLVSLIGVCPDATAAIYEYLPNGSLEDQLSARDSSNHLSWQTRIHICADTCAVLIFLHSCYGLVHGDLKLGNILLDSNFIAKIKNFGLCSAPSHSPMTGELSFASDVYSFGHVLLRLLTGRSGLNLDEVMERALDVGNLSAVLDPTAGHWPFELAKELALLALRCCDSDSNNRPCLSSEVWPILERMRTHCEASLSSQPDPEEPAQPPQYLICPISHEIMQDPHVAADGFTYEAEAIRIWLSGHDTSPMTNLQLSNRELFPNQTVRSMIQEWQQNNES; encoded by the exons ATGGAGGTCGGCGACGGTCGCCCGCCGGCGAGGGTGGTCAACGACAGGGTCTACGTCGCGGTGGGGAGGGACGTGCAGGAGAGCAGGTCGACCCTCTCGTGGGCGATGAACAATTTCGACGGCCACTTCCGGATCATTCACGTCCACCAGCCTCAACAGCTGAATCCATCTC CACGCCCGTTTTATGGTGGTGGATCCAGGAATTCTCAAGAACTCGCAAGGCAAGAGATGCAAAGGATTCTGGATGAGTACATACACATGTGTAGCCAAGCAAGG GTTCCTGCTCTGAAAAGACACGTTGAGATGCAAGATATAGGAAAAGGGATTGTGGAACTCATTGAGCAACATGCCATTACGAAGCTTGTCATGGGAGCAGCTGCAGACAGACGCTATTTTGA GGGGATGGCACAACTCACATCCGCAAAGGCCAAGTTTGTAAACCAGCATGCACATCCATCTTGTCATATTTGGTTTGTCTGCAATGGGCACGTAATCTACTCAAG GGAAGGTGATTTAAGCACTTTTGATATGGACATCACATCATCAGTATTACCAGGTAGATCTGTTGTTGAATCTGGACTACAAAATACGAGGAGTCCTTCTCTTGATTCGGTTCATTCAAGATCCAACTCTAGTGAAGTTGAAGATGATCTAGCTTTGGTTCAGTATGAAAGGGGTGAGGGGAGCAACCATGTTACTGAATCAAATTCAGTGCAAGGCTACCGTCAAAATCGAAGTTATACTGGAATg GAAGGAAGTTATAGCGAGGATCTCTATGAGCAACTGGACCAAGCAATGAAAGAAGTTGCACGTGCAAAACAGGAGGCACTAGAAGAGTTGATCCGGCGTCAGAAAGCTGAGAAAACAGCAAATGAGGCTACCCGCAAA CTTAAAGCACTTGAAAATGTATACAATGAGGAGCTAAGATTGAGGAAAGATCTTGAGGAATTGCTAGCACGAGAAAAGGAAGCATCCGAAGTGCTGAAGAAGTGTCACGAGGAACTACAGATGCTGAACGAGGAACTCTTGGCTAACCAAACAAGTGAACCCTCCAGTGCACATGGACAGGAGTTCATTTCTGAGTTTTCATTCTCCGATGTACATGAAGCTACTGAGAGTTTTAATCAAGCGTTAGTGATTGATAAGGGGGCATATGGGACCACTTATAAAGGTTTGCTTCATCACATGCAAGTGGCCATAAAGATGCTGCTCGCCTCCAACTACCATCATGAG ATTCAAGTTGCAACTAAGTTGAGGCATCCTAATTTGGTAAGCCTCATTGGAGTCTGCCCTGATGCCACGGCTGCTATTTATGAGTATCTCCCAAATGGCAGCCTTGAAGACCAACTCAGCGCCAGAGACAGCAGCAACCATCTATCTTGGCAAACTCGAATACATATTTGTGCGGATACATGTGCTGtgcttatttttcttcattcttgCTATGGTTTGGTACATGGCGATCTGAAACTGGGAAATATTCTTCTTGACTCCAACTTCATTGCCAAAATTAAGAACTTTGGATTGTGTTCTGCCCCATCTCATTCCCCCATGACAGGAGAATTATCTTTTGCCTCTGATGTTTATTCATTTGGTCATGTGTTATTGCGTTTACTGACTGGGAGATCAGGTCTAAATTTAGATGAAGTGATGGAAAGGGCCTTAGATGTAGGGAATTTAAGTGCTGTGTTGGATCCTACAGCGGGTCACTGGCCATTTGAGTTAGCCAAAGAGCTGGCTCTCCTGGCATTAAGGTGTTGTGACAGTGATAGCAATAATCGACCATGTCTTAGCTCAGAGGTGTGGCCGATACTGGAAAGGATGCGAACCCATTGTGAAGCCTCATTATCCAGTCAGCCTGATCCAGAAGAGCCTGCACAGCCTCCTCAATATCTCATTTGTCCAATCTCCCAT GAAATTATGCAAGATCCTCATGTGGCAGCAGATGGTTTTACTTACGAAGCAGAGGCAATAAGGATCTGGCTTAGTGGCCATGATACTTCGCCGATGACGAATCTGCAGCTTTCAAACCGCGAGCTTTTCCCGAATCAGACTGTCCGTTCAATGATTCAAGAATGGCAGCAAAACAATGAATCCTAA
- the LOC104442109 gene encoding U-box domain-containing protein 33 gives MASGDDGSSSASSRAVPGSVCVAVGSDGAEGELALLWALENFRGGFKYCILHVRQPGEAARQNMDEILDAYIQMCNQAKVSSMKLYAEMEDVGQGIVELVEQHCIRKLVMGTAATSHYIEGMAQLKSTKAMFVNQHAHPSCEIWFICSGNMVYLRESRSSTSYPYIATSSQPVSSHVQSGQSTAGSDNSGSDSSEVADNLALVQFEHPERSDESSARSPVRAPPSSVAEGINSEELCEQLDRAMSEVTKAKREALQELIRRQKAEKAEIEAKRKFCALENSRAEESSQRINNLKEMLEKERERCKMIENERDDLQMLFENALKANEELSANQAGEPSSLNSQDQEVITKFSFSEILEATENFNPSSKIEEGDYGSTYKGFLRHTQVIMKMMCSDSSQGPSQYHQELHIASMLRHPNLVTLIGVCPEAWALIYEYLPNGNLEDRLNCKDNAAPLSWQTRIQICRDTCAALIFLHSFKPHGIAHGDLNPQNILLDANFVAKLSNFGLRDASFSSHTTGDFSAESDVYSFGVVLLRLLVGQAAFNLDEIVQTALDAEELDTVLDQMAGPWPLEQVTELARLALGCCGMDISNQPDLQSEVWPLLEQIQTLCEQAPSSDRSSGVTRQSWSSDRSPGEEHTQPPSYFLCPIKHEIMEDPLVAVDGYTYEAEAIREWLDGHNTSPMTNLPLDNLHLVPNRIVRSAIQEWLQINES, from the exons ATGGCGAGCGGGGACGATGGGTCGTCGTCGGCGTCGTCTCGAGCGGTGCCGGGTAGCGTGTGCGTCGCGGTGGGGAGCGACGGCGCGGAGGGCGAGCTGGCTCTCCTGTGGGCGCTGGAGAACTTTCGGGGCGGGTTCAAGTACTGCATCCTGCACGTCCGGCAGCCCGGCG AAGCTGCAAGGCAGAATATGGACGAGATTCTGGATGCGTACATTCAAATGTGTAACCAAGCAAAG GTTTCTTCAATGAAATTATATGCTGAGATGGAGGATGTAGGACAAGGGATTGTGGAACTTGTTGAGCAGCATTGCATCAGGAAGCTTGTTATGGGAACAGCAGCAACTAGTCACTACATTGA GGGCATGGCACAGCTTAAATCTACAAAAGCAATGTTTGTGAACCAGCATGCTCATCCATCCTGTGAAATTTGGTTTATCTGCAGCGGCAATATGGTTTACTTGAG GGAAAGTAGGTCAAGTACCTCTTATCCGTATATTGCGACATCGTCGCAACCAGTGAGCTCCCATGTTCAATCTGGACAGAGTACTGCAGGTTCAGATAACTCTGGATCCGACTCTAGTGAAGTTGCAGATAATCTAGCCTTGGTTCAGTTTGAACATCCTGAAAGGAGCGACGAGAGCTCAGCAAGAAGTCCGGTGCGTGCACCTCCATCTAGTGTAGCA GAAGGAATTAACAGTGAGGAACTCTGTGAACAACTTGACAGAGCAATGTCAGAGGTTACAAAGGCAAAAAGGGAGGCACTCCAAGAGTTGATTCGCCGTCAGAAAGCTGAAAAGGCTGAAATTGAGGCTAAGCGCAAA TTTTGTGCACTTGAGAACTCACGTGCTGAGGAATCAAGTCAGAGGATTAATAATCTCAAGGAGATGCtagagaaagaaagggagagatGCAAAATGATCGAGAATGAGAGAGATGACTTGCAAATGCTGTTCGAAAATGCACTTAAAGCTAATGAGGAGCTCTCAGCAAACCAAGCTGGTGAACCTTCAAGTTTGAACTCGCAGGATCAGGAAGTCATTACCAAGTTTTCTTTCTCAGAAATTCTGGAAGCTACAGAAAATTTCAATCCTTCCTCAAAAATAGAGGAAGGGGATTATGGAAGCACTTACAAAGGTTTTCTTCGTCATACCCAAGTGATTATGAAGATGATGTGTTCTGATAGCTCACAGGGCCCATCACAGTACCATCAGGAG CTTCACATTGCAAGCATGTTGAGGCATCCAAATTTGGTCACCCTCATTGGGGTTTGCCCAGAAGCTTGGGCTCTCATCTACGAGTATCTCCCAAACGGTAACCTTGAAGACCGGCTAAACTGTAAAGATAACGCTGCCCCACTATCATGGCAAACGAGGATACAGATATGTAGAGATACATGTGCTGCACTTATTTTTTTGCACTCCTTCAAACCTCATGGGATAGCTCATGGTGATCTGAACCCCCagaatattcttcttgatgcCAACTTCGTGGCTAAACTGAGCAACTTCGGATTGCGTGACGCATCTTTCAGTTCCCATACAACAGGAGACTTTTCTGCTGAGTCAGATGTTTATTCATTTGGGGTCGTACTATTGCGGTTGCTTGTTGGTCAAGCAGCATTTAATTTAGACGAGATTGTGCAAACTGCATTGGATGCTGAAGAGTTAGATACTGTGTTGGATCAAATGGCAGGGCCATGGCCACTTGAGCAGGTCACAGAGCTGGCACGCCTAGCTTTGGGTTGCTGTGGGATGGATATTAGCAACCAACCAGATCTTCAGTCAGAGGTGTGGCCGCTGCTTGAACAAATCCAAACACTATGTGAGCAAGCGCCATCATCTGATCGTTCTTCAGGAGTTACTCGGCAATCCTGGTCATCTGATCGTTCTCCTGGTGAAGAGCATACCCAGCCTCCTTCGTATTTCCTCTGTCCAATAAAACAC GAGATTATGGAAGACCCTCTTGTGGCAGTGGATGGCTATACATATGAGGCGGAGGCGATAAGGGAGTGGCTGGACGGCCACAACACCTCGCCCATGACGAATCTTCCACTCGATAACCTACATCTCGTGCCGAATAGGATTGTTCGGTCGGCAATTCAAGAATGGCTTCAGATCAATGAAAGCTAG